A single region of the Gossypium arboreum isolate Shixiya-1 chromosome 12, ASM2569848v2, whole genome shotgun sequence genome encodes:
- the LOC108476635 gene encoding NO-associated protein 1, chloroplastic/mitochondrial isoform X2 codes for MALKTPSTFLSPLFLPKHYTLSIFNPVSLNIYRKPTPLSCKSTHSHSPSQLPLSDTKLLSSEPEGTGAASPTRGDRFLERQQADEAAKLLIKEIKKTKKKTKKVLKVNTATACCYGCGAPLQTSEVDAPGFVDMDTYELKKKHHQLRTILCGRCRLLSHGHMITAVGGNGGYSGGKQFVSADELREKLSHLRYEKALIVKLVDIVDFNGSFLSRVRDLAGANPIILVVTKVDLLPKGTDFNCVGDWVVEAITKKKLNVLSVHLTSSKSLVGIAGVASEIQKEKKGRDVYILGSANVGKSAFISALLKMMAQRDPAAAAAQKYKPIQSAVPGTTLGPIQIDPFLGGGKLYDTPGVHLHHRQAAVVHSEDLPILAPQSRLRGQSFPVSSKNGMVGKFNSDGLNGFSIFWGGLVRIDVLKVLPETCLTFYGPKKLPIHAVPTHEADEFYKKELGVLLTPPTGKDRAGEWRGLETVQQLQINFEDAERTGVDHH; via the exons ATGGCGCTCAAAACCCCTTCCACATTTCTCTCTCCTCTCTTTCTTCCGAAGCACTACACTCTCTCTATCTTCAACCCCGTATCCCTCAATATTTACAGAAAACCCACTCCCCTTTCCTGCAAATCCACTCACTCCCACTCCCCATCTCAGTTGCCACTCTCCGATACGAAATTGCTTTCTTCCGAACCCGAAGGAACTGGTGCAGCTTCTCCGACCCGGGGAGACCGGTTTCTCGAAAGGCAACAGGCTGACGAGGCTGCCAAGCTTCTTATAAAGGAGATAAAGAAGACTAAGAAGAAGACGAAGAAGGTTTTGAAGGTTAATACGGCAACCGCCTGTTGTTATGGTTGCGGAGCTCCATTGCAGACTTCGGAGGTGGATGCTCCGGGTTTTGTGGATATGGACACCTATGAATTG AAGAAGAAGCACCACCAGCTAAGAACGATTCTTTGTGGGAGATGTAGGCTTTTATCTCATGGGCATATGATCACTGCTGTTGGTGGGAATGGAGGTTATTCTGGGGGGAAGCAGTTTGTTTCAGCTGATGAGCTTCGGGAAAAGCTCTCTCACTTGCGATATGAGAAGGCTTTGATTGTTAAATTG GTTGATATTGTGGACTTCAATGGCAGCTTTTTATCTCGTGTGCGTGATCTTGCTGGTGCAAATCCTATAATACTAGTTGTGACTAAG GTTGATCTTCTTCCAAAAGGGACTGATTTTAATTGTGTGGGTGATTGGGTTGTGGAGGCCATTACAAAGAAGAAGCTTAA TGTCTTGAGTGTGCATCTTACTAGCTCAAAGTCTTTAGTAGGGATTGCTGGAGTTGCATCAGAAATCCAAAAGGAGAAGAAG GGACGGGATGTGTACATTCTG GGATCAGCAAATGTGGGAAAATCTGCATTCATAAGTGCCTTACTAA AAATGATGGCACAAAGGGATCCAGCAGCTGCAGCGGCACAAAAGTACAAACCAATACAATCAGCTGTTCCCGGAACTACTTTAGGACCAATCCAGATTGATCCTTTCCTTGGAGGAGGG AAATTATATGATACACCAGGGGTTCATCTTCACCATAGGCAAGCTGCAGTAGTCCACTCAGAAGATTTACCTATCCTTGCTCCTCAAAGTCGGCTCAGAGGTCAATCATTCCCT GTCTCCTCCAAAAATGGGATGGTAGGGAAATTCAATTCCGATGGCTTAAATGGGTTCTCAATATTTTGGGGTGGCCTTGTCAGAATTGATGTCTTGAAG GTTCTCCCAGAGACATGTTTGACATTTTATGGGCCAAAGAAGTTACCCATTCATGCTGTACCTACTCATGAAGCAGATGAATTTTACAAG AAAGAACTTGGAGTTTTGTTGACACCACCAACTGGAAAAGATCGAGCAGGTGAATGGAGAGGACTGGAGACAGTGCAGCAATTGCAAATAAACTTTGAGGATGCTGAAAG GACTGGGGTGGATCACCATTGA
- the LOC108476724 gene encoding uncharacterized protein LOC108476724 isoform X1 gives MGEHEKMNNNNKGKGIAVKIRVDNNQSDTGKGDDRITRSIATAKFSPRNASSKYDFVKVKVWLGDNADHYYVLSRFLLSRMLTVTKIPNHVAVKISLELKKLLIDNSLLDISQSDLEANLFKLMEWRGYGQEYISRYKMMTRFHHQRVPLVILVCGTACVGKSTIATQLAQRLNLPNVLQTDMVYELLRTATDAPLASTPVWARDFSSSEELITEFCRECRIVRKGLNGDLKKAMKDGKPVIIEGIHLDPSIYLMNDELKAPTSVDGPSQQSMALDDNSSVQKENNLITTSQSNTENGKNHPVRLSEGMSADNVNKVSESVKSMSLETASDNKGETVKVPEVNGSTARKEKSGPKPIIIPIVLKMSEFDHKALLEERITTQALAGKCLVQDTDNLITNLKTIQNYLCSFKSQGLTVVNLSATTFSQTLDWLHGYILQLEAVFYVFVQASKRVHSY, from the exons atgggAGAGCATGAGAAGATGAACAACAACAATAAGGGGAAGGGAATTGCAGTGAAAATAAGAGTTGACAACAATCAAAGCGACACAGGTAAAGGCGATGACAGGATTACGAGATCTATCGCCACCGCCAAATTCAGTCCTCGCAACGCTTCATCCAAATATGACTTCGTCAAG GTGAAGGTCTGGTTGGGTGATAATGCCGATCATTATTATGTTTTATCCAGGTTTTTGCTTAGCAGAATGTTAACCGTCACGAAG ATTCCGAATCATGTTGCAGTTAAAATCTCTCTTGAGCTCAAGAAGCTGCTTATAGACAACAGCCTTTTGGATAT CTCGCAGTCCGATTTAGAGGCTAATCTTTTTAAG CTGATGGAGTGGCGAGGTTATGGACAGGAGTACATAAGCCGGTACAAGATGATGACCAG ATTTCACCATCAGAGAGTTCCTTTGGTAATTCTTGTTTGTGGAACTGCTTGTGTTGGGAAGTCTACTATAGCTACACAACTTGCACAGAGGCTAAACTTGCCAAATGTCTTACAG ACAGATATGGTTTATGAATTGCTACGCACAGCAACCGA TGCACCGTTAGCATCTACTCCTGTATGGGCGCGGGATTTTAGCTCCTCTGAGGAGTTAATTACTGAATTTTGTCGTGAATGCAGGATAGTTCGCAAAG GGTTGAACGGGGATCTAAAAAAGGCAATGAAAGATGGAAAGCCAGTAATAATCGAG GGAATACATCTGGACCCAAGCATCTATTTAATGAATGACGAGCTTAAAGCTCCAACCTCTGTAGATGGACCATCCCAGCAGTCCATGGCATTGGATGATAATTCTTCAGTTCAAaaggaaaataatttaattactacATCTCAAAGTAACACAGAAAATGGTAAAAACCATCCTGTGCGTTTATCTGAAGGCATGTCAGCTGACAATGTGAACAAAGTGTCGGAATCTGTAAAGTCCATGTCTCTAGAAACTGCTTCTGACAATAAAG GTGAAACTGTTAAGGTACCAGAAGTAAATGGAAGTACTGCTAGAAAAGAAAAATCTGGCCCTAAACCAATAATAATACCCATAGTTCTGAAGATGTCTGAATTTGATCACAAG GCATTACTAGAGGAGAGGATCACTACTCAGGCATTAGCTGGTAAATGTCTAGTTCAG GATACGGATAACTTAATAACGAACTTGAAGACTATTCAAAACTATCTTTGCTCTTTCAAGTCACAG GGTTTAACAGTTGTTAATTTATCTGCGACTACATTTTCACAGACATTAGATTGGCTACATGGATATATTCTTCAG TTGGAAGCAGTGTTTTATGTGTTTGTGCAAGCAAGCAAGCGCGTGCATTCATATTAA
- the LOC108479217 gene encoding uncharacterized protein LOC108479217 isoform X1 yields the protein MDAQRALLDELMGTARNLTEEEKKGYRELRWDDKEVCAFYMVRFCPHDLFVNTRSDLGQCPRVHDPKLKESFEKSSRHDAYVPKFEAELAKFCEKLVMDLDRRVRRGRERLAQEVEPAPPAPLSAEKSEQLSVLEEKIKNLLEQVESLGEAGKVDEAEALMRKVEALNAEKTVLTQQPQNDKVLMLAQEKKMALCEVCGSFLVANDAAERTQSHVTGKQHIGYGMVRDFISEFKEAKEKAREEEKLAREKEAEERRKQKKEYQSRRSRSDSGDRDKYCDRDKDSDRYQDRDLDRERSREWSGRGSRDGEREWRYKNGRDGGRDRHHNRSRSRSPGRHSHRRSSRSPVRRY from the exons ATGGATGCACAACGAGCTCTGCTTGATGAACTCATGGGAACGG CTCGTAATTTAACGGAGGAAGAGAAAAAGGGATACAGGGAACTTCGATGGGATGACAAAGAGGTTTGTGCATTTTATATGGTTCGCTTTTGTCCTCACGACCTCTTCGTCAACACTCGGAGTGATCTCG GACAATGCCCTAGAGTTCATGATCCAAAATTGAAAGAAAG TTTTGAGAAGTCCTCCAGACACGATGCTTATGTGCCCAAATTTGAAGCTGAACTGGCTAAGTTCTGTGAGAAATTG GTGATGGACCTTGACAGAAGAGTTAGGCGAGGACGAGAACGCCTTGCTCAAGAGGTGGAGCCAGCACCACCTGCTCCACTATCTGCAGAGAAGTCTGAACAGTTATCTGTCTtggaggaaaaaataaaaaatctgctGGAGCAAGTGGAGAGTCTTGGCGAAGCTGGAAAGGTGGATGAAGCTGAGGCACTTATGAGAAAG GTGGAGGCACTTAATGCTGAGAAGACAGTGTTGACTCAGCAACCTCAGAATGATAAAGTATTGATGCTTGCGCAGGAGAAAAAAATGGCTCTGTGTGAGgtttgtggatcttttctagttGCTAATGATGCTGCTGAGAGAACTCAGTCCCATGTTACAGGAAAGCAACATATTGGTTATGGAATGGTTCGGGATTTCATCTCTGAGTTCAAG GAAGCAAAGGAGAAAGCAAGGGAAGAGGAAAAATTAGCTAGAGAAAAAGAAGCTGAAGAACGGAGAAAGCAGAAGAAGGAATATCAGAGTAGGAGGAGCAGAAGTGATTCAGGGGATAGAGACAAATATTGCGATCGAGACAAGGATTCTGACAGATACCAGGATCGTGATTTGGATCGTGAAAGGTCTCGAGAGTGGAGCGGGAGAGGTAGTAGGGATGGAGAGAGAGAATGGAGGTACAAGAATGGTAGAGATGGAGGCAGGGATAGGCACCATAATCGCAGCAGGTCCCGTTCACCTGGTAGACATAGTCACAGGAGGTCCTCGAGAAGTCCTGTTCGCCGATATTAG
- the LOC108476958 gene encoding F-box protein At5g07670-like — translation MSALSENADSPLKKKPPSWSDIWLRNTKPLKHVVFTMPLQSLSPKDPKSQSIIPTFANIDRTLLLSDELLLQILSKLPHLQRNPNSLVCKRWLNLQGRLIRSLKILDWDFLESGRLFTRFPNLTHVDLLNGCLLSPRDSGILLTHRLVSMQMGSGFCSNRKFLEEDLLPVEAVDKGLQALANGCPNLRRLVVINASELGLLTVAEECLTVQELELHKCNDNVLRGIAACENLQIVKLVANVDGLYSSSVTDIGLTIVAQGCKRLVRLELSGCEGSFDGIKAIGQCCLMLEELTICDHKMDDGWLAGLSYCENLKTLKLLSCKRIDRSPGRDEYLGFCPALERLHLQKCQLRSKKSVRALFRVCEAVREIVIQDCWGLNNDMFRFASVCRRVKLLSLEGCLLLTTEGLEAVILSWQDLENLIVVSCKNINESDISPALATLFSILKELRWRPDAKSLLASSLVGTGMGKKGGRFFKRT, via the exons ATGTCAGCTTTGTCGGAAAACGCAGATTCGCCATTGAAGAAGAAGCCACCGAGCTGGTCAGACATTTGGCTCAGAAACACCAAGCCGTTGAAGCATGTGGTGTTCACTATGCCCCTTCAGTCTTTATCTCCGAAAGACCCCAAATCCCAATCCATAATCCCAACTTTCGCCAACATTGATCGAACCCTTCTCTTGTCCGACGAGCTCCTCCTACAAATCCTTTCAAAGCTGCCGCATTTGCAACGGAACCCTAACTCCCTCGTCTGCAAGCGGTGGCTCAATCTCCAAGGCCGCCTTATACGGTCCTTAAAGATCCTGGATTGGGATTTTCTTGAATCTGGGCGGTTATTCACGAGGTTTCCCAACTTGACCCACGTGGATTTGCTCAACGGCTGTTTGTTGTCGCCGCGAGATTCTGGGATTCTGTTGACTCATCGGCTGGTTTCTATGCAAATGGGTTCTGGATTTTGTTCAAATCGCAAGTTTCTGGAAGAAGATCTATTGCCTGTCGAAGCTGTTGACAAAGGGCTGCAAGCACTTGCCAATGGCTGTCCAAATCTTCGAAGGCTTGTGGTGATTAACGCCAGTGAGTTGGGGCTGCTAACGGTGGCCGAAGAATGTTTGACTGTGCAAGAATTGGAGTTACATAAGTGCAACGACAACGTTTTACGTGGGATTGCGGCGTGTGAGAATTTGCAAATCGTGAAACTCGTTGCCAACGTTGATGGACTCTATAGTTCGTCGGTTACCGACATTGGTTTAACCATCGTAGCTCAAGGGTGTAAAAGGTTGGTTAGGCTTGAGCTTAGTGGATGCGAAGGGAGTTTTGATGGGATTAAAGCGATTGGGCAATGCTGTTTGATGCTTGAAGAATTGACTATTTGTGATCATAAAATGGATGATGGATGGTTGGCTGGGTTGTCTTACTGTGAGAACTTGAAGACTTTGAAGTTACTGTCTTGTAAGAGAATTGATCGGAGTCCGGGCCGCGATGAGTATTTGGGGTTTTGTCCTGCTCTCGAACGGTTGCATTTGCAGAAATGTCAGTTGCGGAGCAAGAAGAGTGTGAGAGCACTGTTTAGAGTATGCGAAGCTGTGAGAGAGATTGTTATTCAGGACTGCTGGGGATTGAATAATGATATGTTCAGGTTTGCAAGTGTTTGCAG GAGAGTGAAGCTGCTATCTTTAGAAGGATGCTTGTTGTTGACAACTGAAGGTCTGGAAGCGGTGATTCTTTCATGGCAGGACCTTGAAAATCTTATAGTGGTATCATGCAAGAACATAAATGAAAGCGACATATCTCCTGCACTTGCAACTTTGTTCTCCATTCTGAAAGAGTTGAGGTGGAGGCCGGATGCAAAATCACTGCTTGCATCGAGTCTTGTAGGAACCGGCATGGGAAAGAAAGGTGGTAGATTTTTCAAGAGGACATAA
- the LOC108476724 gene encoding uncharacterized protein LOC108476724 isoform X2 — MGEHEKMNNNNKGKGIAVKIRVDNNQSDTGKGDDRITRSIATAKFSPRNASSKYDFVKVKVWLGDNADHYYVLSRFLLSRMLTVTKIPNHVAVKISLELKKLLIDNSLLDISQSDLEANLFKLMEWRGYGQEYISRYKMMTRFHHQRVPLVILVCGTACVGKSTIATQLAQRLNLPNVLQTDMVYELLRTATDAPLASTPVWARDFSSSEELITEFCRECRIVRKGLNGDLKKAMKDGKPVIIEGIHLDPSIYLMNDELKAPTSVDGPSQQSMALDDNSSVQKENNLITTSQSNTENGKNHPVRLSEGMSADNVNKVSESVKSMSLETASDNKGETVKVPEVNGSTARKEKSGPKPIIIPIVLKMSEFDHKALLEERITTQALAGKCLVQDTDNLITNLKTIQNYLCSFKSQGLTVVNLSATTFSQTLDWLHGYILQSWDEGMKYYGS, encoded by the exons atgggAGAGCATGAGAAGATGAACAACAACAATAAGGGGAAGGGAATTGCAGTGAAAATAAGAGTTGACAACAATCAAAGCGACACAGGTAAAGGCGATGACAGGATTACGAGATCTATCGCCACCGCCAAATTCAGTCCTCGCAACGCTTCATCCAAATATGACTTCGTCAAG GTGAAGGTCTGGTTGGGTGATAATGCCGATCATTATTATGTTTTATCCAGGTTTTTGCTTAGCAGAATGTTAACCGTCACGAAG ATTCCGAATCATGTTGCAGTTAAAATCTCTCTTGAGCTCAAGAAGCTGCTTATAGACAACAGCCTTTTGGATAT CTCGCAGTCCGATTTAGAGGCTAATCTTTTTAAG CTGATGGAGTGGCGAGGTTATGGACAGGAGTACATAAGCCGGTACAAGATGATGACCAG ATTTCACCATCAGAGAGTTCCTTTGGTAATTCTTGTTTGTGGAACTGCTTGTGTTGGGAAGTCTACTATAGCTACACAACTTGCACAGAGGCTAAACTTGCCAAATGTCTTACAG ACAGATATGGTTTATGAATTGCTACGCACAGCAACCGA TGCACCGTTAGCATCTACTCCTGTATGGGCGCGGGATTTTAGCTCCTCTGAGGAGTTAATTACTGAATTTTGTCGTGAATGCAGGATAGTTCGCAAAG GGTTGAACGGGGATCTAAAAAAGGCAATGAAAGATGGAAAGCCAGTAATAATCGAG GGAATACATCTGGACCCAAGCATCTATTTAATGAATGACGAGCTTAAAGCTCCAACCTCTGTAGATGGACCATCCCAGCAGTCCATGGCATTGGATGATAATTCTTCAGTTCAAaaggaaaataatttaattactacATCTCAAAGTAACACAGAAAATGGTAAAAACCATCCTGTGCGTTTATCTGAAGGCATGTCAGCTGACAATGTGAACAAAGTGTCGGAATCTGTAAAGTCCATGTCTCTAGAAACTGCTTCTGACAATAAAG GTGAAACTGTTAAGGTACCAGAAGTAAATGGAAGTACTGCTAGAAAAGAAAAATCTGGCCCTAAACCAATAATAATACCCATAGTTCTGAAGATGTCTGAATTTGATCACAAG GCATTACTAGAGGAGAGGATCACTACTCAGGCATTAGCTGGTAAATGTCTAGTTCAG GATACGGATAACTTAATAACGAACTTGAAGACTATTCAAAACTATCTTTGCTCTTTCAAGTCACAG GGTTTAACAGTTGTTAATTTATCTGCGACTACATTTTCACAGACATTAGATTGGCTACATGGATATATTCTTCAG AGCTGGGATGAAGGAATGAAATATTATGGATCCTGA
- the LOC108479217 gene encoding uncharacterized protein LOC108479217 isoform X2: MLRCCWFFFLSFEKSSRHDAYVPKFEAELAKFCEKLVMDLDRRVRRGRERLAQEVEPAPPAPLSAEKSEQLSVLEEKIKNLLEQVESLGEAGKVDEAEALMRKVEALNAEKTVLTQQPQNDKVLMLAQEKKMALCEVCGSFLVANDAAERTQSHVTGKQHIGYGMVRDFISEFKEAKEKAREEEKLAREKEAEERRKQKKEYQSRRSRSDSGDRDKYCDRDKDSDRYQDRDLDRERSREWSGRGSRDGEREWRYKNGRDGGRDRHHNRSRSRSPGRHSHRRSSRSPVRRY; encoded by the exons ATGCTAAGGTGTTGCTGGTTTTTCTTTTTGAG TTTTGAGAAGTCCTCCAGACACGATGCTTATGTGCCCAAATTTGAAGCTGAACTGGCTAAGTTCTGTGAGAAATTG GTGATGGACCTTGACAGAAGAGTTAGGCGAGGACGAGAACGCCTTGCTCAAGAGGTGGAGCCAGCACCACCTGCTCCACTATCTGCAGAGAAGTCTGAACAGTTATCTGTCTtggaggaaaaaataaaaaatctgctGGAGCAAGTGGAGAGTCTTGGCGAAGCTGGAAAGGTGGATGAAGCTGAGGCACTTATGAGAAAG GTGGAGGCACTTAATGCTGAGAAGACAGTGTTGACTCAGCAACCTCAGAATGATAAAGTATTGATGCTTGCGCAGGAGAAAAAAATGGCTCTGTGTGAGgtttgtggatcttttctagttGCTAATGATGCTGCTGAGAGAACTCAGTCCCATGTTACAGGAAAGCAACATATTGGTTATGGAATGGTTCGGGATTTCATCTCTGAGTTCAAG GAAGCAAAGGAGAAAGCAAGGGAAGAGGAAAAATTAGCTAGAGAAAAAGAAGCTGAAGAACGGAGAAAGCAGAAGAAGGAATATCAGAGTAGGAGGAGCAGAAGTGATTCAGGGGATAGAGACAAATATTGCGATCGAGACAAGGATTCTGACAGATACCAGGATCGTGATTTGGATCGTGAAAGGTCTCGAGAGTGGAGCGGGAGAGGTAGTAGGGATGGAGAGAGAGAATGGAGGTACAAGAATGGTAGAGATGGAGGCAGGGATAGGCACCATAATCGCAGCAGGTCCCGTTCACCTGGTAGACATAGTCACAGGAGGTCCTCGAGAAGTCCTGTTCGCCGATATTAG
- the LOC108476635 gene encoding NO-associated protein 1, chloroplastic/mitochondrial isoform X1, which translates to MALKTPSTFLSPLFLPKHYTLSIFNPVSLNIYRKPTPLSCKSTHSHSPSQLPLSDTKLLSSEPEGTGAASPTRGDRFLERQQADEAAKLLIKEIKKTKKKTKKVLKVNTATACCYGCGAPLQTSEVDAPGFVDMDTYELKKKHHQLRTILCGRCRLLSHGHMITAVGGNGGYSGGKQFVSADELREKLSHLRYEKALIVKLVDIVDFNGSFLSRVRDLAGANPIILVVTKVDLLPKGTDFNCVGDWVVEAITKKKLNVLSVHLTSSKSLVGIAGVASEIQKEKKGRDVYILGSANVGKSAFISALLKMMAQRDPAAAAAQKYKPIQSAVPGTTLGPIQIDPFLGGGKLYDTPGVHLHHRQAAVVHSEDLPILAPQSRLRGQSFPVSSKNGMVGKFNSDGLNGFSIFWGGLVRIDVLKVLPETCLTFYGPKKLPIHAVPTHEADEFYKKELGVLLTPPTGKDRAGEWRGLETVQQLQINFEDAERPASDVAISGLGWITIEPRRESLGISESNFSETTKQLDIVVHVPKPVEIFVRPSIPVGKAGAEWYQYRELTEKEEEIRPKWYF; encoded by the exons ATGGCGCTCAAAACCCCTTCCACATTTCTCTCTCCTCTCTTTCTTCCGAAGCACTACACTCTCTCTATCTTCAACCCCGTATCCCTCAATATTTACAGAAAACCCACTCCCCTTTCCTGCAAATCCACTCACTCCCACTCCCCATCTCAGTTGCCACTCTCCGATACGAAATTGCTTTCTTCCGAACCCGAAGGAACTGGTGCAGCTTCTCCGACCCGGGGAGACCGGTTTCTCGAAAGGCAACAGGCTGACGAGGCTGCCAAGCTTCTTATAAAGGAGATAAAGAAGACTAAGAAGAAGACGAAGAAGGTTTTGAAGGTTAATACGGCAACCGCCTGTTGTTATGGTTGCGGAGCTCCATTGCAGACTTCGGAGGTGGATGCTCCGGGTTTTGTGGATATGGACACCTATGAATTG AAGAAGAAGCACCACCAGCTAAGAACGATTCTTTGTGGGAGATGTAGGCTTTTATCTCATGGGCATATGATCACTGCTGTTGGTGGGAATGGAGGTTATTCTGGGGGGAAGCAGTTTGTTTCAGCTGATGAGCTTCGGGAAAAGCTCTCTCACTTGCGATATGAGAAGGCTTTGATTGTTAAATTG GTTGATATTGTGGACTTCAATGGCAGCTTTTTATCTCGTGTGCGTGATCTTGCTGGTGCAAATCCTATAATACTAGTTGTGACTAAG GTTGATCTTCTTCCAAAAGGGACTGATTTTAATTGTGTGGGTGATTGGGTTGTGGAGGCCATTACAAAGAAGAAGCTTAA TGTCTTGAGTGTGCATCTTACTAGCTCAAAGTCTTTAGTAGGGATTGCTGGAGTTGCATCAGAAATCCAAAAGGAGAAGAAG GGACGGGATGTGTACATTCTG GGATCAGCAAATGTGGGAAAATCTGCATTCATAAGTGCCTTACTAA AAATGATGGCACAAAGGGATCCAGCAGCTGCAGCGGCACAAAAGTACAAACCAATACAATCAGCTGTTCCCGGAACTACTTTAGGACCAATCCAGATTGATCCTTTCCTTGGAGGAGGG AAATTATATGATACACCAGGGGTTCATCTTCACCATAGGCAAGCTGCAGTAGTCCACTCAGAAGATTTACCTATCCTTGCTCCTCAAAGTCGGCTCAGAGGTCAATCATTCCCT GTCTCCTCCAAAAATGGGATGGTAGGGAAATTCAATTCCGATGGCTTAAATGGGTTCTCAATATTTTGGGGTGGCCTTGTCAGAATTGATGTCTTGAAG GTTCTCCCAGAGACATGTTTGACATTTTATGGGCCAAAGAAGTTACCCATTCATGCTGTACCTACTCATGAAGCAGATGAATTTTACAAG AAAGAACTTGGAGTTTTGTTGACACCACCAACTGGAAAAGATCGAGCAGGTGAATGGAGAGGACTGGAGACAGTGCAGCAATTGCAAATAAACTTTGAGGATGCTGAAAG ACCTGCTAGTGATGTGGCTATTTCAGGACTGGGGTGGATCACCATTGAACCGAGACGCGAGTCACTTGGAATATCTGAAAGTAATTTTTCAGAAACAACCAAACAATTGGATATTGTGGTCCATGTACCCAAGCCAGTTGAGATTTTCGTTCGGCCTTCAATACCCGTCGGTAAAGCTGGAGCAGAATGGTACCAATATCGTGAGTTAAcagaaaaggaagaagaaataAGACCAAAGTGGTACTTTTGA